In one window of Juglans regia cultivar Chandler chromosome 3, Walnut 2.0, whole genome shotgun sequence DNA:
- the LOC109020249 gene encoding uncharacterized protein LOC109020249, translated as MPSPTPIAGASRMLRHRLLGSLRTRGGPATSGQGRWTSPGHEDRPKGYLFNRPPPPPGQSRNWEDWELPCYITSFLTIVILGVGLNAKPDLTIETWAHQKALERLQMEASASSSADSE; from the coding sequence ATGCCCTCCCCCACTCCCATCGCCGGAGCCTCCAGGATGCTGCGCCACCGTCTTCTTGGCTCCCTGCGCACCAGGGGTGGCCCCGCCACGTCGGGGCAGGGCAGGTGGACCAGCCCGGGCCACGAGGACCGGCCCAAGGGGTACCTCTTCAACCGACCCCCTCCTCCCCCTGGGCAGTCCCGCAACTGGGAGGACTGGGAGCTCCCCTGCTACATCACCAGCTTCCTCACCATCGTGATCCTCGGCGTCGGCCTCAACGCCAAGCCTGATCTCACCATCGAGACCTGGGCCCACCAGAAGGCCCTCGAGCGCCTCCAGATGGAAGCCTCTGCTTCCAGTTCTGCAGATTCCGAATGA
- the LOC108986079 gene encoding uncharacterized protein LOC108986079: MNIGSMHSDEDDFYLPLWPTSSTTLSAPSFTSHDQSGNSGTIGLFNELITADSSFQTLDVPSLPMHSQYYSTTAEVHAEDFNFLKNVNSELDPQLPMPELSDEYPSLWPEVPPTLRQYYIQEMPNENPQEIRPDFSLSSYTFPEGNVLEGWMGTDQETIINGATNSLSNIVEGNPASSHNGIGGSENHAGSNQTGKTSVQLPDNRVNRRRGFRKKPKRSLGERGSIYRGVSRYTGRFEAFLWDNTNPGEKPKTVYVGGFDNEKEAARAYDLAALKLWGEAAPINFSLRDYKKEMEEMQYMTKKEYLLSIRRKSRGFSKGISSYRGVSRNSDYKKWQARLGKGRGMRSIYIGTFGTEEEAARAYDVAAIRMKGLKAITNFELSNYDVNGILACEKLPIGKGASKVLKKTSVDDFLLTKRNTGKTPTLCLPLENPSSSQPNSQHEQSFEQFNTLATAPNNQIISPYFQQNCNNANQVFHQNLSSSFPLFATQELTQIGGGETSGGNLSESSNLVFPCNGVWGEHMSLTMMETNELMANSGILPSWNQPIQPSDHSQFHQSYEHTSQLLQPQILSLAFLGHKNPNFLTNPDFLHGSISAASGLERNGTYMGGNLNGGFPGENHVVLDGNSTVTNTGNYSDLGISWGGIQQVEELDQTFQTLQQNEMFQFHQDAGNGINGLLQDQNPEPSHSREIQNLESQTNPNNFLYGCLTGVDQMNVGTNNVNFSSCVGGLAGSSWFPEESLMVMETAEKMNPNADASNGGFRIHETPIFMEGNSAPRSLVEKGDQLSEDFGLDMRDFGIDSFELDGSTFLDELISAF, from the exons ATGAATATTGGATCAATGCACTCAGATGAGGATGATTTCTACCTTCCCCTCTGGCCAACTTCCTCTACTACTTTATCAGCTCCTTCGTTTACTTCTCATGATCAGTCTGGCAACTCTGGTACCATAGGGCTCTTTAATGAATTGATTACAGCTGACTCAAGCTTCCAAACCCTAGACGTTCCATCTCTACCAATGCATTCGCAATATTATAGTACTACTGCCGAGGTTCATGCAGaggattttaattttctcaaaaacgTTAATTCTGAATTAGATCCTCAACTTCCGATGCCTGAATTATCCGACGAGTACCCATCTTTATGGCCTGAAGTTCCACCGACACTTCGCCAATATTACATACAGGAAATGCCTAACGAAAATCCCCAAGAAATCCGGCCTGACTTTTCATTGTCAAGTTATACATTTCCGGAGGGAAATGTACTTGAGGGTTGGATGGGTACTGATCAAGAAACTATTATTAATGGAGCTACAAATAGTCTCAGCAATATTGTTGAAGGGAACCCGGCAAG TTCCCATAATGGTATTGGTGGATCAGAGAATCATGCAGGCAGTAATCAAACTGGCAAAACATCAGTACAGCTTCCTGATAATCGTGTCAATCGTCGTAGGGGATTCCGTAAAAAGCCCAAGCGCTCACTTGGTGAGAGAGGCTCAATCTACAGAGGAGTTAGTAG ATACACTGGACGTTTTGAAGCATTTCTGTGGGATAACACTAACCCAGGAGAGAAACCAAAGACAG TTTATGTTG GTGGTTTTGATAACGAAAAGGAAGCGGCTAGGGCTTATGATTTGGCTGCTCTCAAGTTATGGGGCGAGGCTGCACCAATAAATTTTTCT CTGCGTGACTACAAGAAGGAAATGGAGGAGATGCAGTACATGACAAAGAAAGAATATTTGCTCAGCATTAGAAG aAAGAGTAGAGGCTTCTCCAAGGGAATCTCAAGTTACCGTGGAGTTTCAAG GAACTCCGACTATAAGAAATGGCAAGCCAGGCTAGGGAAAGGTAGAGGAATGAGAAGCATTTATATTGGAACATTTG gtacTGAAGAGGAAGCTGCCAGAGCTTATGATGTTGCAGCCATAAGAATGAAAGGATTGAAAGCTATCACCAATTTTGAACTGAGCAACTACGATGTCAATGGCATACTTGCATGCGAAAAGCTTCCGATCGGCAAGGGCGCTTCGAAGGTGTTAAAGAAGACTTCAGTGGATGATTTTCTTCTTACGAAAAGAAACACCGGAAAGACCCCCACATTATGCTTGCCGTTAGAAAACCCAAGCAGCTCTCAGCCCAACTCACAACATGAGCAATCATTTGAACAGTTTAATACGTTGGCAACAGCCCCAAACAACCAGATCATTTCTCCGTACTTTCAGCAGAACTGCAATAATGCCAACCAAGTTTTTCATCAGAACCTTAGCTCCTCCTTTCCGCTTTTTGCCACTCAGGAATTGACTCAAATTGGTGGAGGGGAGACATCTGGTGGAAATCTGAGTGAGAGCTCGAATTTGGTGTTTCCCTGTAATGGTGTTTGGGGGGAGCACATGAGCTTGACAATGATGGAGACTAATGAGCTGATGGCCAACAGTGGAATATTGCCGAGCTGGAATCAGCCAATTCAGCCATCTGATCACTCTCAGTTCCATCAAAGTTATGAACATACCAGCCAACTCCTACAGCCCCAAATCCTCAGCTTAGCATTTCTTGGCCACAAAAACCCTAACTTTCTGACAAATCCTGATTTCCTTCACGGGTCAATCAGTGCTGCAAGTGGCTTGGAGAGGAATGGGACTTATATGGGTGGCAACCTTAATGGAGGGTTTCCGGGAGAGAATCATGTGGTGCTGGATGGAAATTCAACGGTGACAAACACTGGTAATTACTCTGATCTTGGGATATCTTGGGGGGGAATTCAACAAGTGGAGGAATTAGATCAGACGTTTCAGACACTACAACAGAACGAAATGTTTCAGTTTCATCAGGATGCAGGAAATGGTATTAACGGCCTACTCCAGGATCAGAATCCTGAACCTTCCCATTCTCGTGAAATCCAAAACCTTGAGTCTCAAACAAACCCTAATAACTTCCTGTATGGGTGCTTGACTGGTGTTGATCAAATGAATGTGGGAACAAATAATGTAAACTTCAGTAGCTGTGTAGGAGGACTTGCAGGTAGTAGCTGGTTTCCAGAGGAAAGTTTGATGGTGATGGAGACCGCGGAGAAGATGAATCCCAATGCTGATGCCAGTAATGGTGGATTTCGTATTCATGAAACACCAATATTTATGGAGGGCAACTCTGCACCGCGAAGCTTAGTCGAGAAAGGAGATCAATTGAGTGAAGACTTTGGGCTGGACATGAGAGACTTTGGAATTGATTCCTTCGAGCTGGATGGAAGTACTTTTCTTGACGAGCTGATCTCCGCTTTCTAA
- the LOC108986083 gene encoding probably inactive leucine-rich repeat receptor-like protein kinase At5g06940, which translates to MATTCTYSLILSLILSFFILNSASSEADILLTFKASIEDSKNALSSWSNASATHYCNWTGISCVSTPSLSVTSLNLQSLNLSGEISSSICELPYLSHLNLANNVFNKPIPLHLSECNTLETLNLSNNLIWGPIPSQISQFGSLKVLDLSGNHVEGKIPESMGSLQNLEVLNLGSNLLSGSLPAVFGNFTELVVLDLSQNAYLVSELPSDFGKLEKLEQLLLQSSSFYGEIPDSFVGLRSLTILDLSQNNLTGEVPQTLGSSLKKLVSLDVSQNMLLGPFPNGICNEKGLINLSLHTNFFSGPISNSISGCINLERFQVQNNALFGDFPDGLWSLPKIKLIRAENNRFSGEIPDSVSMAAQLEQVQLDNNSFTSRIPQGLGMVKSLYRFSASLNGLYGELPPNFCDSPVMSIINLSHNSLSGQIPELKKCRKLVSLSFADNSLTGEIPPSLADLPVLTYLDLSDNNLSGPIPQGLQNLKLALFNVSFNQLSGRVPFSLISGLPASFLEGNPELCGPGLPNSCSDDHPRHQTAGLATLTYVLISIAFGLGTLIVAAGYFWYHRYSKQRSQTGSWRMIFFYPLRVTEHELVMGMNEKGAVGSGAFGRVYILGLPSGELVAIKKLVNYGSQSFKSLKAEIKTLAKIRHKNIVKILGFCRSDDSILLIYEFLQKGSLGDLIHRPGFVLQWDVRLRIAIGVAQGLAYLQKDYAPHLLHRNLKSNNILLDADFEPKLTDFALDIIVGEAAFQSTMASETASSCYNAPECGYSKKATEQMDVYSFGVVLLELVSGRKAEQAEPAESLDIVKWVRRKVNITNGAYQVLDPNISESSQQEMLSALEIAMGCTSVMPEKRPSMFEVVRALQSLDSRTSFPSNTSEGHSISL; encoded by the exons ATGGCCACTACCTGCACATACTCACTTATTCTCTCTCTAATCTTATCCTTCTTTATTCTTAACTCAGCTTCGTCTGAGGCAGATATCCTTTTAACCTTCAAGGCCTCCATTGAAGACTCCAAGAATGCTCTTTCTAGCTGGTCTAATGCCTCAGCTACCCATTATTGCAACTGGACGGGTATCTCCTGCGTCTCCACGCCTTCACTTTCTGTTACTTCTCTCAACCTTCAAAGCTTAAACCTTTCTGGTGAAATCTCCTCTTCAATCTGTGAGCTTCCCTATCTTTCTCACCTCAATCTTGCTAACAATGTTTTTAACAAACCCATTCCTCTTCATCTCTCTGAATGCAATACTTTGGAGACTCTGAATCTCAGTAATAATCTCATTTGGGGTCCAATCCCATCTCAGATTTCTCAGTTTGGTTCTTTGAAAGTGCTTGATCTCAGCGGAAACCATGTTGAAGGAAAGATTCCAGAAAGCATGGGCTCACTGCAGAACCTTGAAGTACTCAACTTGGGGAGCAACTTGCTTTCAGGTAGTCTACCTGCTGTTTTTGGTAACTTCACCGAGCTTGTTGTTCTTGATTTGTCTCAAAATGCATACTTGGTTAGTGAGCTTCCCAGTGACTTTGGGAAGCTCGAGAAGCTCGAGCAACTTCTTTTGCAAAGCTCTAGTTTTTATGGTGAAATCCCGGACTCTTTTGTGGGTTTGCGAAGTTTGACCATTTTGGACCTTTCCCAAAACAATCTGACCGGCGAGGTTCCTCAGACACTAGGGTCATCTCTTAAGAAACTGGTGTCTTTGGATGTTTCACAAAATATGCTTTTGGGGCCATTCCCAAATGGCATCTGTAATGAAAAAGGCCTTATAAACCTGAGCCTCCATACAAACTTCTTCAGTGGTCCAATATCCAACTCCATTAGTGGATGTATAAATCTTGAGAGGTTTCAGGTTCAGAACAATGCGTTGTTTGGCGATTTCCCAGACGGTTTATGGTCATTGCCCAAAATCAAGCTCATTCGAGCTGAAAACAATAGATTTTCTGGAGAAATACCTGATTCGGTATCAATGGCTGCCCAATTGGAGCAAGTTCAACTAGATAACAACAGTTTCACTAGTAGAATTCCTCAGGGTCTTGGGATGGTTAAGAGCTTATACAGATTCTCTGCATCTCTTAATGGTTTATATGGTGAACTTCCTCCTAATTTTTGCGATTCACCCGTTATGAGTATAATAAATCTCTCACACAATTCGCTTTCGGGACAAATTCCGGAGTTGAAGAAGTGCAGGAAGCTAGTTTCATTGTCTTTTGCAGACAACAGCCTTACTGGAGAAATTCCACCATCCCTTGCAGATTTACCAGTGCTAACTTACCTTGATCTTTCTGATAACAATCTCAGCGGTCCCATTCCCCAAGGGCTTCAAAACTTGAAGCTGGCCCTCTTCAATGTATCCTTCAATCAACTATCCGGTAGAGTCCCATTCTCTTTGATTTCAGGTCTCCCGGCTTCATTTCTGGAAGGAAACCCTGAGCTTTGTGGCCCCGGATTACCCAATTCTTGTTCCGATGACCATCCAAGACACCAGACTGCTGGTCTTGCAACATTGACATATGTTCTGATATCTATAGCTTTTGGTCTTGGGACTCTGATTGTGGCTGCTGGGTATTTTTGGTATCACAGATATTCCAAGCAGAGATCTCAAACGGGAAGTTGGCGTATGATATTCTTCTATCCTCTTAGAGTCACCGAGCATGAATTAGTCAtgggaatgaatgaaaagggtgcAGTAGGAAGTGGTGCATTTGGTAGAGTATACATTTTAGGTTTACCGAGTGGTGAACTTGTTGCCATAAAGAAGCTTGTTAATTATGGGAGCCAATCATTCAAAAGTCTGAAGGCAGAGATTAAGACATTAGCCAAGATCAGACATAAGAACATCGTTAAAATTCTTGGTTTTTGCCGTTCTGATGATTCGATCCTTCTAATTTACGAGTTCTTACAAAAAGGGAGTTTAGGGGATCTGATTCACAGGCCAGGTTTTGTGTTGCAGTGGGATGTGAGATTAAGAATTGCCATAGGGGTTGCTCAGGGATTAGCATATCTTCAGAAGGATTATGCCCCGCATTTGCTTCACAGAAATCTCAAGTCAAATAATATCCTGCTGGATGCAGATTTTGAGCCAAAACTCACAGATTTCGCACTCGACATAATTGTGGGAGAAGCCGCATTTCAGTCAACCATGGCTTCTGAAACTGCATCATCGTGTTACAATGCACCAG AATGTGGTTACAGCAAGAAGGCAACTGAGCAAATGGATGTTTACAGCTTTGGTGTTGTATTGTTAGAGCTTGTGAGTGGCCGAAAAGCTGAGCAAGCAGAACCGGCAGAATCTCTTGATATCGTGAAATGGGTGCGAAGGAAAGTTAACATTACCAATGGGGCGTACCAAGTTCTTGACCCAAACATATCAGAGTCTTCCCAACAAGAGATGCTTTCGGCTCTAGAAATCGCGATGGGTTGCACTTCTGTGATGCCAGAGAAAAGGCCATCTATGTTTGAAGTTGTGAGAGCTCTTCAGTCCCTCGACTCAAGGACTTCCTTTCCTTCCAATACTTCTGAAGGTCATTCAATTTCACTCTGA